The following nucleotide sequence is from Acyrthosiphon pisum isolate AL4f chromosome A2, pea_aphid_22Mar2018_4r6ur, whole genome shotgun sequence.
GTCGAGAAATGCGCTACCATTAACTACGAGTTTTCAAAACGCTGATtggtaatttaatacaaaacggcaaacaacaatattaatatatatatatttatatcgaatAGTTTTTCCGCGTCATCTTGAATGAATTACGATTAATGTACGGATTTTATAGTCGGTAGgaaatatctacatttttttccgATTAACATGGCAATTAAAACATAGTTAAATGTTTTTCTGAACGATAcagtttaaaatgaattaaattaaaaaaaaattaaaatgttgaaattgcgCCGTCAATCGGATcactctatatattatgatattaaattattctatgtGTAGACgcggtattataatacaaactgttttatttttttgccatTTATATCGCCGATCTTCGCAACAGGTGTTGGCCCAGAGCTTCCGGTGGTTATATACGTGGGTGTACCAGTGCAGCATGGAGGACAAAGCCGGCGGTGACCTGTACAACCAGCAGCTGCCCCAGAAGTCGAGGGTGATCGTACCGTCCACGGCTTGCCTGTGGGTGCTGGCGGCGTACGTGGCCACCGGTACGGTGACGTTCGTCACGCTCGAAGACTGGTCGTACCTTGACAGCACATTTTTCTGCGTTACCAGCCTGTGCAAGATCGGCATCGAGAACTTCGTACCGGTTGGCAGCATCACGGATGCAGTGGCCGACCACCCGATGAAGTTGGTAATCAAGTTTATTTACCTGCTGCTGGGCATGGGCATCATAGCCATGTGCTTCGATCTGATGCGCGAGGACGTCCAGGTCCGGGTGAGGAACCTGAAAATGGACATAGGTCTGTGCTTCGAAGACATACGCCTGCGGGCCGTGGCCGTGTACAGACGCCGAAACTCATTCGATTGACGAGCACGCACGTCACATAAAACATTAGATCGTATATGATCTAAGCatgagacataatattattgtaatatattgtaacgaTAAATGttcgttatttatatatatgtatcgaaCATTCGaacgtattattatgtacttacctattataattatattatatgtacctacgacgattattaattgttttcgtttcgtttataacacattaaattgtatttatttttaatagaaaataatatataaagctgATTCCCTCGCCAATAtgagtgtatattatgtatgaattaacaattattgtagtatacctattgttattgttaactatattataatggctaTATTAAACACCTGCGCCACCCTCTGTGACTTTACATCGGGGTCGTGTGGACGGAGGGGGAGTATTTGAGGGATAAATCCTTAGCCTCCCCTTGCTCCATACATGTCTTATCACCAtcgtgtgtttgtttttttaaatcatcgGACGAGAATATTCCCGAATACGTCGTACTATTGGCCTCGTGCAGGCGTATATACAACCCATATCTGCAGTGTCCCTACTGATTTGTTTGATCGACGatttggatattatattttttgatttaaggTCGTTGACGATGAGTAACGTGGTACAGTACGTGTTGGTGCGAGGTGATCTGACCAGGACCCTGAAATGGCCGTCCGGCGCCGTCATGGCCCAAGCATGTCATGCTTGCGTCGCCGTCATGCATACTTACTACTCGGATCCAGACACACAAGCGTATCTAAAGGACCTCGATAACATGCACAAAGTCATCTTGGAGGTCAGTCCATcgccattaatattttaaatatatgaatgttAACGAaccagtatttaaaaaaaatttcacccgCTAAGGCTTCAACAACGAATAACGATAGTCAatagcctatgtatttttagattagaTACTGGTTATAAGTATatctaaataacattatttacacattttgacttaagtttatattaggaatgaaaaaataaatgtattgcttCCGTGTCGTCGTCGTTAATACCGAAGTGCGTGTTGGACCGAGGCAGGGCTAATAAAGATATTTCGTGCTTAGGTGTATTTTGAGTATTTGGCCACAATGTCATTGATCCATTGCATGTGTCGCGTGTTGGGGCCGGTTCTTTAGTGATGAGGAAGGAGTGGTTTAAACGTGTGAGTCCTATTCTGACTAGAGTGATTAGTACTTCatcttttctttttattaaaatcccattttttaatgtataggtttcataattcttaatttgtttgtaAGTGGTACTCTATTCCAATTGTTCTACCACGCTTCCTTTGTTTTTAGGTTGATAGTATTATATGTCTCTGAAGATTTGGTTAGGTTTATTTTTAAGGAAGGTTGACACCAGTGTTGTGTGAGCGATTTATCGTTGTTCAACTGTCGCGAcgcaataattgtttttgtctgAGCTCGTCGAGTTGTGTATGTATatggcgtattataataatataatattatatgatattatgtagatCGAGATTTATCGACCTTTAAAATGTGACGTGTTTATACTGTTATACGATACCATTTACAGTGGTGATATGTGTGTTTTGGATTTCAGTTTAATTAAACGACGACCGTTTAAACGGTCGTTTAAACGACGACCAATTATGTCATTTGTCGCCGCAATTTGACGTCCATATCGATATGCGTCCATCGGCTCCTTATAACATGAATCATATATCGACGCCCCGTCACTTAACGGTTTTAATTGAACTGACGATGTGCTGGGAAATACGGCACAGCGGCCACGTGCgttattactgtattatattattataatatgctttcaAGTGTTAACGGCGcctgcctatatattattattgtgttctttTTTAGTCTCCCAAAATGGCCGGAGATTGTTATCTagtcgtacaatataatattaatatagtattcaaCGGTAGTCGGACACGCGTTGCATTTTTTAGGGATACGTTTTTCAGCGGTTTTTTAGGCATATTGCAAAAACAGCGACTACGAGTGACAaagaaaaattcaaacatataagtacctatacataatctATTTTTGGGCAGGTCGGTTTGGAtcgttttttatgttttgtagttGTTAAAATGTCAGATGTCTATAATACGTTTCATCATTTTCATCCCCAATCtccgacatattattttaattatgattgtgACAAATTACAtgggtattattttttatagaaatggtGACTGTTGTctaatttattgtataggtacgtttaattatgtataggtgTATTTTAAATTGACCACGATTCGAATTAATTTCTTATGAGTTATGTTTATGACTTTTGACTAATAATAACAACGTAGAAATCGATAACACACGTAATTAACGTCAATCATCGTCATAGTATCATATTTATCCGAAGTTCTGTCTATAAAATTGACTTGTATGCTTCTATATTGCTTTAATGTGAGATATTTAAAGTTGATAGGCGTTTACTATTTGTGTAATTTGTTACGTGTACTTAGGtatgttgtttaattttaatattataatagacatacAGCTTTTGTTTTACGTAAAATTACGTAATTAGGGATGgaacctaatttatttttgctgTAATGCATTTTCAAGATGGGACGTAGATGTTTCGTTTGGGCTGTACATAATATCCTATTTACCTATTAAAACCCTttggcaaaatattttaatgttcattACAGTTGGTCATAATTTCCGAGCtcgaaatatatatttgttatgacttaatattattacaattcatattggttatttattaaatagaataaataatatgttttttcaattttaagttaTAGGTACGTACTAAACAATTTTACTACTAAAGCGGCatctttagatattttattatcatataatatcctTTTGTTGTGTAGTTAGGTATAATAGCCAATAGCGATGAAAACGGATTCACTTTTATCCCGGATCTTCTTGGTGCAGGACAATTTAGGAAATTGTTTCCTTGTTCTTCGGCTTACTTCTCAGATATCATCATATTGTTTTTTCAGCCGTAGGCCAAACACGGATTCCCTTATGTTTCGTATGCGTAATCCTAAATTACATTTTCCTTTGTTCTTCCGCCTCCGGGGGAATTATACCTTAGGTCTTACGATCATTTCTGTATTGATGCTGTCGTTTGTACTGTAGTTCCTATAAGCGTATTTCAGGGCCGTGCAACTATGGTttcaattatgatatttttcatgGTACGAAAATCACATCTGGGTTgtctgtgtatattatttaagttatggGAGTGTATACTGTACAATGTTAGTAGTAACGTAGGTATTCGTAAAatacgaacaaaaaaaatattaccctTATGCCACtgtttttctaaatgttctgtTCAAATGATACTCGTACCTACACTTCTATTGGTTCAACATGATATGCGTAGAACTCATAGTCATTACATGGGTCATAATAAAACAAGACGATTTACCAAGTATTTCCAGTTTCCACcctctattttatttaatgatggagttatttaaaatctgatttttggattttttaaatatactcaaagacCACAAGAcgaataatttagatttattgtACGATTTAAGGACTTAAATGTGCtgatacaaaattatatgtgtatgattttttttttgaaaatgttgatatatctAATCAGGATTCGAATAAGTATTTTCCGACTTAATAaactttatgtaggtacctactacatggATACTAACCCGGACGGTGGACACCCGGCTATAATTATACGTATAAcgtaagttaaaataaatttaaatttaatatgtcatgttcttaatagtttttattcagacaatttatacaaattttaaaattctaataaattaatataccatgCTTCCTATAATttgttaatcaattaaaatgcaAACAACTTGGTACCTATATTCTACCTATTTTATCGAATCT
It contains:
- the LOC103308938 gene encoding putative peptidyl-tRNA hydrolase PTRHD1 — encoded protein: MSNVVQYVLVRGDLTRTLKWPSGAVMAQACHACVAVMHTYYSDPDTQAYLKDLDNMHKVILEVPDEPALLSTAAALGADGVQHVVWKEQPEDVATCVALKPCVKGTVSKYVRKFKLYSA